One segment of Thermodesulfovibrio sp. 3907-1M DNA contains the following:
- the pal gene encoding peptidoglycan-associated lipoprotein Pal produces MGIKNLFIVIFCLFFIFACAERKIYMPEGKVEGEMPKKEEKTEAEKPTGQEELSATEMSEVLKKLQEEIKDIHFDFDRYDIRQEDIPTLKKVASLLQKYSNLRVIIEGHCDERGTNEYNFALGQKRANAVKQYLITLGVLPSKMEIISYGEEKPLCTEHNESCWQKNRRAHFVFIEEGK; encoded by the coding sequence ATGGGCATAAAAAATCTTTTTATAGTTATTTTTTGTCTTTTCTTTATCTTTGCCTGTGCTGAAAGAAAAATCTACATGCCAGAAGGAAAAGTAGAAGGAGAGATGCCCAAAAAAGAGGAAAAAACAGAGGCTGAAAAACCAACTGGGCAAGAGGAACTCTCCGCTACAGAGATGTCAGAAGTTTTAAAAAAACTTCAGGAAGAAATAAAGGACATACATTTTGATTTTGATAGGTATGATATAAGACAGGAAGATATTCCCACATTGAAAAAAGTTGCTTCATTGCTTCAGAAGTATTCAAATTTGAGAGTTATAATTGAAGGTCATTGTGATGAGAGAGGAACAAATGAATACAACTTTGCACTTGGACAAAAAAGAGCAAATGCAGTGAAACAGTACTTGATAACTCTGGGAGTTCTACCATCTAAAATGGAAATAATAAGTTATGGTGAAGAAAAACCTTTATGCACAGAGCACAATGAATCTTGCTGGCAGAAAAACAGAAGAGCACACTTTGTATTTATAGAGGAGGGCAAATGA
- the glyS gene encoding glycine--tRNA ligase subunit beta, producing MNLLFEIGVEEIPARFIPQALNQLEENAKKIFSHFRINIEELKIYATPRRMVFKAKISQEQASEEKLLWGPPTHVAFDEEGKPKEPAYAFAKAHGLDVYSLEVKQKGKGSYVCAVIREKGKKTEEVLPEILKELFFSLSFPKMMRWGSGTIKFVRPVRWLMCLYNDKAVSFEIDGIKVEGKTWGHRFLTENPIFLLKIQDYEKALNEAFVIVDQEKRKQIIINQATELANKVNGRVLLDEELFTEVNYLVEFPNSVLCEFPEEYLSLPDELLITVMKDHQRYFAITDLKGKLKNYFIVVSNTLRENEENVRKGAQRVIKARFEDAKFYYEEDLKKGLDSLVNATKGIVYHEKLGSLYDKSLRILNIAQQLAEKVFPEKIESVRTAAKYCKADLASGVVGEFPELQGIIGGYYARALDLPREVELAIKEHYLPKGFTDALPSTQEGCLLSIADKLDHIASFFYLGEIPSGTEDPFGLRRAANGILAILLKKRYPLSIKDCVNTLKEFADEKIKQQISNFIGQRLESYFESCGYEVKLIKTVSDFILNTPVYEIEERLGAVKVFYKKENFESFFLAAKRVSNIIKNYEKFELNPSVLIAEEEKNLYNAMIEKKQRLDEYLINSRFLDALNYLETLTPVINNFFDRVLVMDKDENIRKNRVALLQELAQLLKSVADLSKLY from the coding sequence ATGAATCTGCTTTTTGAAATAGGAGTTGAGGAAATTCCTGCAAGATTTATTCCTCAGGCGCTTAATCAATTGGAGGAAAACGCTAAGAAAATTTTTTCTCACTTCAGAATAAATATTGAAGAGTTAAAGATTTATGCAACACCGAGAAGAATGGTTTTCAAGGCAAAGATTTCACAGGAGCAGGCATCAGAGGAAAAACTCCTATGGGGACCACCTACCCATGTTGCCTTTGATGAAGAAGGGAAACCAAAGGAGCCTGCATATGCTTTTGCAAAAGCCCATGGATTAGATGTTTATAGCTTAGAAGTTAAGCAAAAGGGCAAGGGAAGTTATGTTTGTGCTGTAATCAGGGAAAAAGGTAAGAAAACAGAAGAAGTTTTACCAGAAATTTTAAAGGAGTTATTTTTTTCTCTCAGTTTCCCAAAGATGATGAGATGGGGAAGTGGAACTATAAAATTTGTAAGACCTGTAAGATGGCTTATGTGTTTGTATAATGATAAAGCAGTTTCATTTGAGATAGACGGCATAAAAGTAGAGGGAAAAACATGGGGACACAGATTCCTTACTGAAAATCCCATATTTTTATTAAAAATACAGGATTATGAAAAAGCTCTTAATGAAGCCTTTGTGATCGTTGATCAGGAAAAAAGAAAACAGATAATAATTAATCAGGCTACAGAGCTTGCAAATAAAGTAAATGGAAGGGTTTTACTGGATGAAGAGCTTTTTACAGAAGTAAATTATCTTGTTGAGTTTCCAAACTCGGTTTTATGTGAGTTTCCTGAAGAATACCTGAGCCTTCCAGATGAGTTGCTCATTACAGTTATGAAAGATCATCAAAGATACTTCGCGATTACTGATCTCAAAGGAAAACTGAAAAATTATTTTATCGTAGTAAGTAACACTTTAAGAGAGAATGAAGAAAATGTCAGAAAAGGTGCTCAAAGAGTCATAAAAGCAAGATTTGAAGATGCAAAGTTTTATTATGAAGAAGACCTTAAAAAGGGATTAGACAGTCTTGTTAATGCAACAAAGGGAATAGTTTATCACGAAAAACTTGGAAGTCTCTATGATAAAAGTTTAAGAATTTTGAATATAGCTCAGCAGCTTGCAGAGAAAGTCTTTCCAGAGAAAATTGAATCAGTGAGAACTGCTGCCAAGTACTGTAAAGCTGATCTTGCCAGTGGAGTTGTTGGAGAGTTTCCAGAACTTCAGGGAATAATAGGTGGATATTATGCCAGAGCGTTAGATTTACCTCGGGAAGTGGAACTGGCAATTAAAGAGCATTATCTTCCAAAGGGTTTTACAGATGCTCTGCCATCTACACAAGAGGGTTGTCTTTTAAGCATAGCTGACAAACTTGACCACATTGCCTCCTTTTTTTATCTTGGAGAGATTCCATCAGGAACAGAAGATCCATTTGGCTTGAGAAGAGCAGCAAATGGAATTTTAGCTATACTTTTGAAAAAGAGATATCCTTTAAGCATTAAAGATTGTGTTAATACTCTAAAAGAGTTTGCCGATGAAAAAATAAAGCAACAGATTTCAAACTTTATTGGACAGAGATTGGAAAGCTATTTTGAGAGCTGTGGTTATGAAGTAAAATTAATAAAAACAGTGAGTGATTTCATCTTAAATACTCCTGTTTATGAGATTGAGGAGAGACTTGGGGCAGTAAAGGTATTTTACAAAAAAGAAAATTTTGAGTCCTTTTTCCTTGCAGCAAAGAGAGTTTCAAATATTATTAAAAATTACGAAAAATTTGAGCTTAACCCTTCTGTTTTAATTGCAGAGGAAGAAAAAAATCTTTACAATGCCATGATAGAAAAAAAACAAAGGCTTGATGAATACTTAATAAATTCCCGCTTTCTTGATGCTTTAAACTATCTTGAAACTCTTACACCTGTGATAAATAATTTTTTTGATAGAGTGCTTGTTATGGATAAGGACGAAAACATAAGAAAAAATAGAGTTGCCCTTTTACAGGAACTGGCTCAATTATTGAAATCTGTTGCTGACCTTTCAAAGCTTTATTAA
- a CDS encoding MFS transporter, which yields MKPATVFIVLLGVVSLFSDMTYEAARSITGPFLAFLGASATLVGFIAGLGEFIGYALRLFSGWLADRTGKYWSITIAGYLINLLSVPALALVGGWQLAAMLIMAERAGKAVRTPSRDAMLSHATSQIGRGWGFGLHEAMDQIGAMLGPLIVAVVFYFHGGYREAFAVLLIPATLAIGILIFARFLYPSPRELEISNLQIQTKGLSKVYWIYLISVALNGAGYADFPLIAYHFKKVSMVSEQWIPVFYAMAMGIDALAALIFGYFFDKKGLSILIFSVIISAGFAPLCFLGGFYSALFGMLLWGVGMGAQESIMRATVAVLVPKQKRGTGYGVFNTGYGLFWFLGSTVLGLLYDFSVSALVIFSVLLQLSSIPFLMRVRKMLH from the coding sequence ATGAAACCTGCAACAGTATTTATTGTTTTACTCGGAGTTGTAAGTCTATTTTCTGATATGACCTATGAGGCTGCAAGAAGTATCACAGGTCCTTTTCTTGCTTTTTTAGGTGCCTCTGCAACTTTGGTTGGGTTTATTGCAGGTCTTGGTGAGTTTATCGGATATGCTTTAAGACTTTTCTCAGGCTGGCTTGCTGACAGGACAGGTAAATACTGGAGTATTACAATCGCAGGATATTTAATAAATCTTTTAAGTGTTCCAGCACTGGCTCTGGTTGGAGGATGGCAGCTGGCAGCAATGTTGATTATGGCTGAAAGAGCTGGCAAGGCAGTGAGGACACCCTCAAGGGATGCCATGTTAAGTCATGCTACAAGCCAGATTGGTCGTGGATGGGGATTTGGACTTCATGAGGCAATGGATCAGATTGGAGCAATGCTTGGTCCATTGATAGTGGCAGTTGTATTTTATTTTCATGGTGGATACAGAGAAGCTTTTGCAGTATTGCTTATTCCAGCTACCCTTGCTATTGGCATACTGATCTTTGCAAGATTTCTCTATCCATCACCAAGAGAGTTAGAAATATCAAATCTTCAGATACAAACAAAGGGTCTTAGCAAAGTCTACTGGATTTATCTCATATCAGTTGCTTTAAATGGTGCAGGATATGCTGATTTCCCTTTAATTGCATACCATTTTAAAAAAGTGTCAATGGTTTCTGAGCAGTGGATACCTGTTTTTTATGCTATGGCAATGGGTATTGATGCTCTGGCAGCCTTAATCTTTGGATATTTTTTTGATAAAAAGGGGCTGTCAATACTTATTTTTTCAGTTATTATCTCAGCAGGTTTTGCTCCCCTGTGTTTTCTTGGTGGATTTTATTCTGCCCTCTTTGGAATGCTACTGTGGGGAGTAGGAATGGGAGCGCAGGAGTCTATTATGAGGGCTACAGTAGCGGTTTTAGTTCCAAAGCAGAAAAGAGGTACAGGATATGGAGTATTCAATACAGGCTATGGTTTATTCTGGTTTTTAGGTAGCACTGTTTTAGGTCTTTTGTATGATTTTTCAGTCTCTGCTTTAGTAATTTTCTCAGTGCTTCTTCAGCTTTCCTCTATACCCTTTCTTATGAGAGTAAGAAAAATGTTACACTAA
- a CDS encoding ABC transporter ATP-binding protein — MEIEKQFKIKFKKQWIDDLAVFWRLIKEYRLRLLLALLCGLAISGINGAIAWSVKPAMDQIFIKKSSEYLYLITFGVIILFALRGVFTFLNNYLMNSIGAKIVKNVRDMIYEKLLKLPFSFFCKDSSGNVISRVLNDIDLLKSTVSNTIKDFIVEGLTVVALAAVAFYRRWDLAILSFLVIPFMIYAMTELGKKMKKIGMKTRIRIAKVTTLLHETLHGIKIIKAFTMEKDMKERYKKALTEHYHNIMREVRTEEFTNLLTEVIAGVGVAMILFYGGWLVVNDKISSGDFFSFATAVILMYTPLKRLSRVNASFQKGRNVIERLREIIFVEHEPEKGVEKELKGHIVFRNVSFQYPLAKDYALKNVSFEIKPGETAAIVGPSGAGKSTIADLLAGFWYPTEGEILIDGVSIRELSLYSLRSQIALVTQDIVLFNDSVINNIKFGNISSSFEEALAAAKLADAHDFIMKLPQGYDSLVGEKGVLLSGGQKQRITIARAILREPKILIFDEATASLDTESEEKIQRALEQMRKGRTTIVIAHRLSTIRRADKIIVMDKGQIIEQGTHEELLSLGGLYSELWHLQFSEASS, encoded by the coding sequence ATGGAAATAGAGAAGCAGTTTAAAATTAAGTTTAAAAAACAATGGATTGACGACCTTGCAGTTTTCTGGAGACTTATAAAGGAATATCGTCTAAGACTCCTTTTAGCACTTCTCTGTGGACTTGCAATATCAGGCATAAATGGAGCTATTGCGTGGAGTGTTAAACCTGCAATGGATCAGATTTTTATTAAAAAGTCTTCAGAGTATCTTTATCTAATTACCTTTGGAGTCATTATACTTTTTGCTTTAAGAGGTGTTTTTACATTTTTAAATAACTATCTTATGAACTCAATTGGTGCAAAAATAGTGAAAAATGTAAGAGATATGATTTATGAAAAGCTTCTTAAACTCCCTTTTTCATTTTTTTGTAAGGATTCTTCAGGCAATGTCATTTCCAGGGTTTTAAATGATATAGATTTGCTAAAAAGCACTGTTTCAAATACGATTAAAGACTTCATTGTTGAGGGATTGACCGTTGTTGCTTTAGCTGCAGTTGCTTTTTATCGCAGATGGGATCTTGCGATTCTCTCATTCTTGGTTATACCTTTTATGATTTATGCTATGACAGAACTCGGTAAAAAAATGAAAAAAATAGGCATGAAAACAAGAATAAGAATTGCAAAAGTGACCACTCTTCTTCATGAGACACTTCATGGCATAAAGATTATTAAGGCTTTTACAATGGAAAAAGACATGAAAGAACGATATAAAAAGGCTCTTACAGAGCATTATCACAATATAATGCGTGAAGTGAGGACAGAAGAGTTTACTAATCTTCTTACAGAGGTGATTGCTGGAGTTGGCGTGGCAATGATACTTTTTTATGGTGGATGGCTTGTGGTAAATGATAAGATTTCATCCGGAGACTTCTTTTCCTTTGCTACAGCCGTTATTCTTATGTACACTCCTCTTAAGAGACTGAGCAGAGTAAATGCCTCTTTTCAGAAGGGAAGAAATGTTATTGAAAGATTGAGAGAAATAATATTTGTTGAACATGAGCCTGAAAAGGGAGTTGAAAAGGAGTTGAAAGGGCATATTGTGTTCAGAAATGTCTCTTTCCAATATCCACTTGCAAAGGATTATGCTTTAAAAAATGTTTCCTTTGAAATAAAACCAGGTGAAACTGCTGCAATTGTTGGTCCATCAGGTGCAGGGAAAAGCACAATAGCAGATTTGCTTGCTGGATTCTGGTATCCCACAGAAGGAGAGATATTGATTGATGGTGTAAGTATTCGGGAGCTTTCTCTTTACAGTTTGCGTTCACAGATTGCCCTTGTAACTCAGGACATTGTTTTATTTAACGATTCAGTGATTAACAATATTAAATTTGGCAATATATCGTCAAGTTTTGAAGAAGCCCTGGCTGCAGCAAAACTGGCAGATGCACATGATTTTATTATGAAATTGCCTCAGGGTTATGACTCCCTTGTAGGTGAAAAAGGAGTTTTGCTTTCAGGAGGACAGAAGCAAAGAATAACTATAGCAAGAGCAATTCTAAGAGAACCAAAAATTTTGATTTTTGATGAAGCAACTGCTTCTCTTGATACAGAATCAGAAGAGAAAATTCAAAGAGCTCTTGAACAAATGAGAAAGGGAAGAACAACTATAGTAATTGCTCACAGGCTTTCAACAATCAGAAGAGCAGACAAAATCATAGTCATGGATAAAGGACAGATTATTGAACAGGGAACACATGAAGAGTTACTTTCCCTGGGAGGACTTTACAGTGAACTCTGGCATCTTCAGTTCAGTGAAGCATCTTCTTAA
- a CDS encoding nucleotidyltransferase domain-containing protein produces the protein MKKAQKIKKIPYLNYYEDRFINELIEKIKNLYPNIKKIILYGSKARGDFLEDSDIDLLFVVEKAIDKKTKFLIYDLISELEIKYTVLVSVVFACEEDFKTKKINFLSNIKKEGILLWLRE, from the coding sequence ATGAAGAAAGCTCAAAAAATCAAGAAAATTCCTTACTTAAACTACTATGAAGATAGATTTATAAACGAGCTCATTGAAAAAATTAAAAATCTTTATCCGAATATCAAAAAAATTATTCTTTATGGTTCAAAGGCAAGAGGTGACTTTCTTGAAGACTCTGATATAGATCTGCTTTTTGTTGTAGAAAAAGCCATTGATAAAAAGACAAAATTTTTAATTTATGACTTAATCTCTGAACTTGAAATAAAATATACCGTTTTGGTCTCTGTTGTTTTTGCTTGTGAGGAAGATTTTAAAACAAAAAAAATCAATTTTCTGAGCAATATTAAGAAAGAAGGTATTTTATTATGGTTGAGAGAATAA
- a CDS encoding HEPN domain-containing protein, with the protein MVERINKKEALIRAKDELKRADEELKASQILQEKEFYYKSIVSAYYTVYHAAKALLLLKCVDPKTHEGVERMFGLYYIKTGEFDSRIGKVIGRLRKMREEADYYPEIPFDYEDSKEAIVLAKEFLKRAKQKIKI; encoded by the coding sequence ATGGTTGAGAGAATAAATAAAAAAGAAGCATTAATAAGAGCAAAGGATGAACTTAAAAGGGCTGATGAGGAATTAAAGGCATCTCAGATATTACAGGAAAAAGAGTTTTACTACAAAAGCATTGTATCTGCATATTATACAGTTTATCATGCTGCAAAGGCTCTTCTACTTTTAAAATGTGTTGACCCGAAAACCCATGAAGGTGTTGAAAGAATGTTCGGGCTATATTACATAAAAACTGGTGAGTTTGATTCAAGAATAGGTAAGGTAATTGGAAGACTTCGTAAAATGAGAGAGGAAGCTGATTACTATCCAGAAATTCCATTTGATTATGAGGATTCAAAAGAAGCAATAGTCCTGGCTAAGGAATTTTTAAAAAGAGCAAAACAAAAAATCAAAATTTAA
- the ybgF gene encoding tol-pal system protein YbgF, with translation MKKLKTAITGIIASVILSGCVTTSEFEQMKADIARLYVESSQLKQDVSELKTRIDKMSSDLTSAVALKEGQLTLLAQTQDYVKELQLLKGRFEENSFQNEKKFKELNDKIAELQAKLNQPAASPEKNELTKPAQETLKDPKAIYDSAHIDMKNKNFASAREKFQEIIKNYPDFELLPNSYFWVGETYYNEKKYEDAILAYEEFLKRYPKHDKAPGALLKEGMAFLELKDKKTAKVVFERVIERYPQSKEAEIAQQKIAEILNSGNSGKKTPTKKTKSKTKSKTKR, from the coding sequence ATGAAAAAACTTAAAACAGCAATTACAGGCATTATAGCTTCTGTAATTTTGTCTGGATGTGTTACAACATCGGAGTTTGAACAGATGAAGGCTGATATTGCAAGGCTCTATGTGGAAAGCTCTCAATTAAAGCAGGATGTTTCAGAGCTTAAAACAAGGATTGATAAAATGTCATCAGACTTAACCTCAGCAGTGGCATTAAAGGAAGGGCAACTTACCCTTCTTGCTCAAACACAGGATTATGTAAAGGAACTTCAGCTTCTTAAGGGAAGATTTGAAGAAAACTCCTTTCAGAATGAAAAAAAATTTAAGGAACTGAATGATAAAATAGCAGAATTACAGGCAAAATTGAATCAACCAGCTGCATCACCAGAAAAAAACGAGCTTACAAAACCTGCACAGGAAACATTAAAAGATCCAAAGGCAATTTACGATTCGGCGCATATTGATATGAAAAACAAAAATTTTGCCTCTGCAAGAGAAAAATTTCAGGAAATTATAAAAAATTATCCTGATTTTGAACTTCTTCCTAACTCATATTTCTGGGTAGGTGAGACTTACTATAATGAAAAAAAATATGAGGATGCCATTCTTGCATATGAAGAGTTCTTAAAAAGATATCCAAAACATGATAAGGCACCCGGCGCACTTCTCAAAGAAGGAATGGCATTCCTTGAGCTAAAGGATAAAAAAACAGCAAAAGTGGTTTTTGAAAGAGTTATTGAAAGATATCCTCAGTCCAAGGAAGCAGAGATTGCTCAGCAGAAAATAGCAGAGATACTTAACAGTGGAAATTCCGGTAAAAAGACGCCAACCAAAAAAACAAAAAGCAAAACAAAAAGCAAAACAAAAAGATGA
- the moaA gene encoding GTP 3',8-cyclase MoaA: protein MNDNFNRNIDYLRISVIDRCNLRCIYCMPEEGIKNLLPHEEILSYEEILKIIRIATTTGISKIRVTGGEPLLRKNIVSFIERASRIEGIKDIGMTTNGILLKKYARSLFEAGLKRVNVSLDSLNEDKFRAITRLGSLKEVLEGIEEAQMVGLNPVKINMVVMKGVNDDEIERFARWSIEVPYQIRFIEFMPVGQNNWKKELFISREEIKQKIENTVGSLIPVQIKKSGPAEYFMLEGAKGLLGFISPLSTHICTRCNRLRLTAEGKLRPCLFSDREIDLKRVLRSGASEDEIRQIIIKAIQLKPQGISSQTKPLRAMSTIGG, encoded by the coding sequence ATGAATGATAACTTTAATAGAAACATTGATTATCTGAGAATTTCAGTTATTGATAGATGTAATCTCCGTTGCATTTACTGCATGCCTGAAGAAGGAATTAAGAACTTGCTTCCCCATGAAGAAATACTTAGTTATGAAGAAATACTTAAGATAATCAGGATTGCTACAACAACAGGGATATCTAAAATAAGAGTAACAGGTGGAGAACCATTGTTAAGAAAGAATATTGTAAGCTTTATTGAAAGAGCTTCCAGAATAGAAGGTATAAAGGACATAGGAATGACAACAAATGGAATACTTTTAAAAAAGTATGCCAGATCTTTATTTGAAGCGGGGCTTAAAAGAGTAAATGTGAGTCTTGATTCTCTGAATGAAGATAAATTTAGAGCTATAACAAGATTGGGTTCATTGAAAGAAGTTCTTGAAGGAATTGAAGAAGCTCAAATGGTTGGGCTAAATCCTGTAAAGATAAATATGGTTGTAATGAAGGGAGTTAATGATGATGAAATAGAAAGATTTGCCAGATGGAGCATTGAGGTGCCCTATCAAATAAGGTTTATAGAGTTTATGCCAGTTGGACAGAATAACTGGAAAAAAGAACTTTTTATCTCCCGAGAAGAAATAAAACAAAAGATAGAAAATACCGTTGGCAGTCTTATACCTGTTCAGATAAAAAAATCAGGACCTGCAGAGTATTTTATGCTTGAAGGTGCAAAGGGATTGCTCGGGTTTATAAGCCCTCTTTCTACCCATATATGCACAAGATGTAACAGACTCAGGCTAACTGCTGAGGGAAAGCTGAGACCCTGTCTTTTCTCAGACAGGGAAATTGATTTAAAAAGAGTTTTAAGAAGCGGTGCATCAGAGGATGAAATAAGGCAGATTATTATAAAAGCAATTCAGCTTAAGCCTCAGGGAATCTCATCTCAGACAAAGCCTTTAAGGGCTATGTCAACAATAGGAGGCTGA
- a CDS encoding glycosyltransferase family 2 protein, translating into MKIPVSVAIITKNEEKNIRDALESVKDFEEIVVVDSFSEDRTVQICREYTEKIFQREWMGFSNQKQLAIDKTTLAWVLVLDADERVTESLKKEIMEKIKEDNDGYFIPRKNFFLGKWIRHSGWWPDYTLRLFKKDKGKIQKREVHEKILVGGKTGYLKEPLLHYTYYSIDDFVRKMKSYACLAAEEIVKSNPSQYKIIFRMIFSPLFTFFKMYILRAGFLDGLRGLILAVLYSFYSFLKYARAWEKLWK; encoded by the coding sequence TTGAAAATTCCTGTATCAGTAGCAATCATAACGAAAAACGAAGAAAAAAACATTAGAGATGCTTTGGAATCAGTTAAAGATTTTGAAGAGATTGTTGTTGTTGACTCCTTCAGTGAAGACAGAACAGTGCAGATATGTAGAGAATATACAGAAAAGATTTTTCAGCGGGAATGGATGGGTTTTTCAAATCAAAAACAGCTTGCTATAGATAAAACAACACTTGCATGGGTTCTGGTTCTGGATGCTGACGAGAGAGTAACAGAATCTTTAAAAAAAGAGATAATGGAGAAAATAAAGGAAGACAATGATGGATATTTTATTCCAAGAAAGAATTTTTTTCTTGGGAAGTGGATTAGACACAGTGGATGGTGGCCTGACTATACGCTTAGACTTTTTAAAAAAGACAAAGGGAAAATTCAAAAAAGAGAGGTTCACGAAAAAATCCTTGTTGGAGGTAAAACGGGATATTTAAAAGAGCCTTTGCTTCATTACACCTATTACAGTATTGATGATTTCGTCAGAAAGATGAAGAGTTATGCCTGCCTGGCAGCAGAGGAGATTGTTAAAAGTAATCCCTCTCAATATAAAATAATTTTTAGGATGATCTTTTCTCCTCTTTTTACTTTTTTTAAAATGTATATTTTACGAGCAGGATTTTTGGATGGTTTGAGAGGACTTATTCTTGCAGTTCTTTACAGTTTTTATTCATTTTTGAAATATGCCAGAGCATGGGAAAAATTATGGAAATAG
- a CDS encoding lysophospholipid acyltransferase family protein, translating to MKAFMKHIIFRGGLKLFFWLGKILKKKHLKKFSIMLGSLLCLFPWTRKNIAFENLKIAFGEQYSEKELKKILKKFIQEVILTALEVAFIVKKNEKLAPWAKAEGVELLDEALKQNKGVIALSGHIGNIPVMLAWLAEKGYPVAVLFKEGKYLPEGFLYNLISSYKIYPIPMHSDREVPKEIIKALNKNMIVFILADQARPGVYAKFFGKYVQCQKGAFVIALRKNSPIIPVFIVREKEGHTIKFYREEFQLLQPQNKSFLFSDEYLVKLIENYNFILESLIRKHPEQYYWFHRRFKKMLH from the coding sequence ATGAAAGCATTTATGAAACATATTATTTTCCGGGGTGGGCTTAAACTATTTTTCTGGCTTGGAAAAATTTTAAAAAAAAAGCACCTTAAAAAATTTTCAATCATGTTAGGAAGCCTGCTTTGCCTTTTTCCCTGGACAAGAAAAAATATTGCCTTTGAAAATTTAAAAATTGCCTTCGGTGAGCAATACAGCGAAAAAGAACTAAAAAAAATTCTGAAAAAATTTATTCAGGAAGTTATATTAACTGCCCTTGAAGTTGCCTTTATTGTCAAAAAAAATGAAAAACTCGCTCCGTGGGCAAAGGCAGAGGGAGTTGAACTGCTTGATGAAGCATTAAAACAAAATAAAGGAGTTATTGCATTGAGCGGGCACATTGGAAATATTCCTGTAATGCTTGCATGGCTTGCGGAAAAAGGTTATCCCGTTGCAGTGCTTTTTAAAGAAGGAAAGTATCTACCAGAGGGATTTCTTTATAACCTGATAAGTTCCTACAAAATTTATCCAATCCCCATGCATTCTGACAGAGAAGTGCCAAAGGAGATTATCAAAGCATTAAACAAAAACATGATAGTTTTTATTCTTGCTGATCAGGCAAGACCTGGAGTCTATGCAAAATTTTTTGGTAAGTATGTTCAATGTCAGAAAGGTGCTTTTGTTATTGCTTTAAGGAAAAATTCTCCAATAATTCCTGTTTTCATCGTGAGAGAAAAAGAAGGACATACCATAAAATTTTACAGGGAAGAATTTCAATTGCTTCAACCTCAGAATAAAAGTTTTTTATTCTCCGATGAATATTTAGTAAAACTGATTGAAAATTACAACTTCATTCTTGAAAGCCTGATAAGAAAGCATCCTGAGCAGTATTATTGGTTTCATAGAAGATTTAAGAAGATGCTTCACTGA
- a CDS encoding glycine--tRNA ligase subunit alpha produces the protein MYFQDIIFTLNKYWAQKGCVILQPYDMEVGAGTFHTATFFRVLGPEHWSAGYVQPCRRPTDGRYGENPNRLGQYYQYQVILKPSPENSQEIYLESLKALGIELKRHDIRFVEDDWESPTLGAWGLGWEVWLDGMEITQFTYFQQVGGIDLNPVSVEITYGLERIAMYLQEVDNVFDIKWNEKFNYGQIHRESEIEFSYFNFDYSQPELIKKHFDDFERESKRMLEVGLILPAYEFCLKCSHMFNLLDARGVLSVTERTNYIARVRAIAKACAEAYLKKRYGHESAF, from the coding sequence ATGTATTTTCAAGATATAATTTTTACACTCAACAAATACTGGGCTCAAAAAGGATGCGTTATACTTCAACCCTATGACATGGAGGTTGGAGCAGGAACTTTTCATACTGCCACTTTTTTTAGGGTTTTAGGTCCCGAGCACTGGAGTGCAGGATATGTTCAGCCCTGTCGCAGACCAACTGATGGAAGATATGGAGAGAATCCAAACAGGCTCGGGCAGTATTATCAGTATCAGGTTATTTTAAAGCCATCACCTGAGAATTCTCAGGAGATTTACCTTGAAAGCCTCAAAGCTCTTGGTATAGAGCTTAAAAGACATGATATAAGATTTGTAGAAGATGACTGGGAATCTCCTACACTTGGCGCATGGGGACTTGGCTGGGAAGTATGGCTTGATGGCATGGAGATAACGCAGTTTACTTATTTTCAGCAGGTGGGAGGAATTGATTTAAACCCTGTTTCTGTTGAAATAACCTATGGTCTTGAGAGAATTGCCATGTATCTGCAGGAAGTAGACAATGTTTTTGATATAAAGTGGAATGAAAAATTTAACTATGGTCAGATTCATCGGGAGAGTGAGATAGAGTTTTCTTACTTTAATTTTGATTATTCTCAGCCAGAGTTAATAAAAAAACATTTTGACGATTTTGAAAGGGAATCAAAAAGAATGCTTGAAGTTGGTCTTATTTTACCTGCCTATGAGTTCTGCCTTAAGTGTTCTCATATGTTTAACCTTCTGGATGCAAGAGGAGTTCTTTCAGTGACAGAGAGAACAAATTATATAGCAAGAGTAAGAGCTATTGCAAAAGCTTGTGCAGAAGCATACTTAAAAAAGAGGTATGGACATGAATCTGCTTTTTGA